In Musa acuminata AAA Group cultivar baxijiao chromosome BXJ3-9, Cavendish_Baxijiao_AAA, whole genome shotgun sequence, a single genomic region encodes these proteins:
- the LOC135650005 gene encoding acyl carrier protein 2, mitochondrial-like yields MAAMRGALLRHLRVRVDSQAAPVAAFSFAGLIRRRFSDEAMGSFLDKSDVADRIITVVKNFPKVDPSKVTPNSHFHKDLGLDSLDTVEVVMALEEEFGFEIPDNEADKIDAINVAVDFIASHPQAK; encoded by the exons ATGGCGGCGATGAGAGGCGCTCTTCTGAGGCACCTGAGGGTGAGGGTGGATTCTCAGGCGGCGCCGGTGGCGGCCTTCTCCTTCGCCGGCCTCATCCGCCGCCGCTTTTCCGACGAAGCGATGGGATCCTTCCTAGACAAGTCTGACGTCGCCGATCGGATCATCACCGTCGTCAAGAACTTCCCGAAGGTCGATCCCTCCAAG GTCACACCAAattctcattttcacaaggatcttgGTCTAGACAGCTTGGACACCGTAGAGGTTGTGATGGCACTGGAAGAAGAGTTTGGGTTTGAGATCCCTGATAATGAAGCAGACAAGATTGACGCAATCAATGTTGCTGTCGACTTCATTGCCTCACACCCCCAAGCAAAATGA